One Lycium barbarum isolate Lr01 chromosome 5, ASM1917538v2, whole genome shotgun sequence genomic window carries:
- the LOC132640458 gene encoding ras-related protein RABD2a-like, which yields MNPEYDYLFKLLLIGDSGVGKSCLLLRFADDSYLDSYISTIGVDFKIRTVEQDGKTIKLQIWDTAGQERFRTITSSYYRGAHGIIIVYDITDQESFNNVKQWLSEIDRYASENVNKLLVGNKCDLNDNRAVSYDTAKAFADEIGIPFMEASAKSATNVEQAFMAMSADIKNRMASQPASNNSKPPTVQIRGQPVNQKSGCCSS from the exons ATGAATCCCGAATA TGACTACTTGTTCAAACTTTTGTTAATAGGAGATTCAGGTGTTGGAAAGTCATGTCTTCTCCTGAGATTTGCC GATGATTCTTATTTGGACAGCTACATCAGCACAATTGGTGTTGACTTT AAAATACGTACAGTGGAGCAAGATGGGAAGACTATTAAACTTCAAATT TGGGACACTGCCGGACAAGAACGTTTCAGGACAATCACAAGTAGTTACTACCGCGGGGCACATGGCATTATA ATAGTTTATGATATAACTGATCAAGAAAGCTTCAACAATGTTAAGCAATGGTTGAGTGAAATTGATCGCTATGCAAGTGAAAATGTAAACAAGCTTTTGGTTGGAAATAAGTGCGACTTGAATGATAACCGAGCGGTGTCATATGATACAGCAAAG GCGTTTGCTGATGAAATTGGCATTCCATTTATGGAGGCAAGTGCAAAGAGTGCCACTAATGTTGAGCAAGCTTTCATGGCAATGTCAGCTGACATAAAGAACAG GATGGCAAGTCAGCCAGCATCAAACAATTCAAAGCCACCCACGGTTCAGATACGAGGACAACCTGTTAACCAAAAGAGTGGCTGCTGTTCTTCTTAG
- the LOC132639199 gene encoding zinc finger CCCH domain-containing protein 56-like, whose amino-acid sequence KCANVYSHDRTSCPFTHEGEKACRRDPRIYNYLPVPCPGYKFSSCIKGDNCELCQGVFEEWLHPAKYKTQLCYAGTSCDRRVCFFAHTLKELRPETKYNWCQVYRYPSDIQPFPDIYIQNGPNGNWTVIPSNPQLPPPPPSQDQCYGITAPEHGNSSTPHQIPQNNTSTFEFVPPSSQSPPRIDQRTQNESDFSLFSVSLAKLAEKLKNLEIGSTSHAKVNNLHDENYGDKAFGI is encoded by the coding sequence aaatgcgcAAACGTTTATAGTCATGACCGGACCTCTTGCCCCTTTACACACGAAGGGGAAAAAGCATGTCGACGTGACCCAAGAATATACAACTATTTGCCAGTCCCTTGCCCCGGTTACAAATTCTCGTCTTGCATTAAAGGAGATAATTGCGAATTGTGCCAAGGAGTTTTTGAGGAGTGGCTACATCCCGCGAAGTACAAGACCCAACTGTGCTATGCTGGCACGTCATGTGACAGACGAGTATGTTTCTTCGCTCATACACTGAAAGAGCTTCGTCCTGAGACGAAGTACAATTGGTGCCAAGTGTACCGATACCCTTCAGACATCCAACCATTTCCGGACATTTACATTCAAAACGGACCAAATGGTAATTGGACGGTTATTCCAAGTAATCCTCAGCTGCCGCCGCCACCACCATCACAAGATCAGTGCTATGGTATTACTGCTCCTGAACATGGAAATTCGTCGACTCCTCATCAAATTCCTCAAAACAATACATCAacttttgagtttgttcctcCTTCTTCTCAATCTCCACCAAGAATTGATCAGAGGACTCAGAATGAGAGTGATTTTTCGCTTTTTTCTGTTAGCCTTGCAAAATTAGCTGAGAAGCTGAAAAACCTTGAGATTGGGAGTACTTCTCATGCTAAGGTGAATAACTTGCATGATGAAAATTATGGGGATAAGGCCTTTGGAATTTGA
- the LOC132640456 gene encoding zinc finger CCCH domain-containing protein 24-like: MAYRNNRRFNYYSSPSPFCNQFGGQEASHDNFQEFINPALYESDDFRMYTYKVQKCPKLRSHDWTSCPFTHQGEKARRRDPRRYNYFPIPCPGYKFASCIKGDNCELCHGVFEYWLHPAKYRTHPCHAGTSCNRRVCFFAHTQEGLRPETKYNWCYVYRYPLHIQPYPDILIENEPNGNWMVISCDPQPPSQPHDLYYGTNASGFENSSTPPQIPQENTSTFELFVPLSSSQSQPRIDQRIQNESDFSLFLASHAKLAEELKNLEIGSTSHAKVNKIHDEKGKRLVEFESQDQEFPNINWVSDLLVDEFEGASL, from the coding sequence ATGGCTTACAGAAACAATCGCCGTTTCAACTACTATTCATCACCTTCCCCATTTTGCAATCAATTTGGGGGGCAAGAGGCAAGTCACGATAAtttccaagaattcatcaatcCAGCTCTATACGAGTCGGATGATTTTCGTATGTACACTTACAAAGTACAAAAATGTCCAAAACTTCGTAGTCACGATTGGACCTCTTGCCCCTTTACACACCAAGGGGAAAAAGCACGTCGACGTGACCCGAGAAGATACAACTACTTCCCAATCCCTTGCCCGGGTTACAAATTCGCGTCTTGCATTAAAGGAGATAATTGTGAATTGTGCCATGGAGTTTTTGAGTACTGGCTACACCCCGCGAAGTACAGGACACATCCGTGCCATGCTGGCACGTCGTGTAACAGACGAGTATGTTTCTTTGCGCATACACAAGAAGGGCTTCGTCCTGAGACGAAGTACAATTGGTGTTATGTGTACCGATACCCTTTACACATCCAGCCATATCCAGACATTTTAATTGAAAATGAACCAAATGGTAATTGGATGGTTATTTCTTGTGATCCTCAGCCACCGTCACAACCACATGATCTGTACTATGGTACTAATGCTTCTGGATTTGAAAATTCATCGACTCCTCCGCAAATTCCTCAAGAAAATACATCAACTTTTGAGTTGTTCGTTCCTCTTTCTTCTTCTCAATCTCAACCAAGAATTGATCAGAGGATTCAAAATGAGAGTGATTTTTCGCTTTTTCTGGCTAGTCATGCAAAGTTAGCTGAGGAGCTGAAGAATCTTGAGATTGGGAGTACTTCTCATGCTAAAGTGAATAAAATACATGATGAAAAGGGGAAAAGGCTTGTGGAGTTTGAGTCACAGGATCAAGAATTTCCAAACATCAATTGGGTTTCTGACTTGTTGGTCGATGAATTTGAGGGCGCGAgcttgtaa